A single region of the Acetonema longum DSM 6540 genome encodes:
- a CDS encoding MFS transporter, translating into MRQYIEMNSPQYWKANVALFLGSLVTFALLYFLQPLIPVFSRDFGVSPSLASLTISYATAGLAFAMLWMSWLSDQKGRKRIMTAALLGSSLCTVLLLFVEDFHLMLLIRGLTGVFVAGFPAIAMTYINEEFDPRHAGLVMGIYISGNSIGGLAGRMLAGVLSDFFSWQAAAGVLGCAGVLISLWFAANLPPSRHFVPSSESLRDLLASLSTHLRNPQLLQLYIVGFVLMGSFVALYNYISYPLMEPPYNFSQTALGLVFLVYLVGTFSSTFMGGMADRHGSGLILGLSVILMLAGVILTLAVSIYSKGLGLALCTFGFFGGHSVASSWVARSAASHRTQASSLYLLFYYLGSSVLGAAGGKFLQWQGWSGVVLLVGVGLTALLGVVLALYVRERHVRVYE; encoded by the coding sequence ATGAGACAGTATATTGAAATGAACAGCCCGCAGTATTGGAAGGCAAATGTGGCGCTGTTTTTAGGCAGTTTAGTTACTTTTGCCCTATTGTACTTTCTGCAGCCGCTGATTCCGGTTTTTTCGCGGGATTTTGGCGTATCGCCGTCCCTGGCAAGTCTGACAATTTCATATGCAACCGCCGGTTTGGCGTTTGCAATGCTGTGGATGTCCTGGCTGTCGGATCAAAAGGGCCGGAAACGCATCATGACCGCAGCGTTGCTGGGATCCAGCCTGTGTACTGTTTTGCTGCTGTTTGTCGAGGATTTTCACCTCATGCTGCTGATCCGGGGACTTACCGGCGTATTTGTGGCCGGATTCCCCGCCATTGCCATGACGTACATTAACGAGGAATTTGATCCGCGCCATGCGGGTCTGGTCATGGGAATCTATATCAGCGGAAATTCCATCGGCGGGCTGGCCGGACGAATGCTGGCCGGTGTTCTGTCAGATTTTTTTTCCTGGCAGGCGGCAGCGGGAGTGCTAGGCTGCGCCGGTGTGTTGATCAGTCTGTGGTTTGCCGCGAATCTTCCCCCTTCCCGTCATTTTGTCCCCAGCAGTGAGTCTCTGAGAGATCTGCTGGCTTCCCTGAGCACTCATCTGCGCAATCCGCAGTTATTGCAGCTTTATATCGTCGGCTTCGTGCTGATGGGGTCTTTCGTCGCTTTATATAATTACATCAGTTACCCTTTAATGGAACCGCCTTATAACTTTAGCCAAACGGCACTGGGATTGGTTTTTCTGGTGTATCTGGTGGGCACTTTCAGTTCAACCTTCATGGGGGGAATGGCGGACAGGCATGGCAGCGGTTTGATATTAGGGCTGTCAGTCATTTTGATGCTGGCCGGCGTCATATTGACCCTGGCGGTATCGATTTACAGCAAGGGTTTGGGCTTGGCTCTCTGCACCTTTGGCTTCTTTGGCGGACATTCCGTCGCCAGCAGTTGGGTTGCCCGGTCAGCCGCCAGCCATAGGACACAGGCTTCTTCCCTGTATTTACTGTTTTATTACCTGGGATCCAGCGTGCTGGGGGCAGCGGGAGGAAAGTTCCTGCAATGGCAGGGCTGGAGCGGCGTGGTGCTGCTGGTCGGTGTCGGACTTACTGCGCTCCTGGGGGTTGTGCTGGCTTTGTATGTGCGGGAACGCCATGTACGGGTATATGAATAA
- a CDS encoding MFS transporter: MSTAITIENLIGRMERLPFSRTHKKIFTLIAAGYLFDAYDILLLSFIMPDLARDLALTPVQIGFVFSISFLGMFVGAVLGGMLADYFGRLRVFKYTLLIFSFGTAVTGLVQSYEALLVMRFITGLGMGGEQPVVFTYVSEMMPKQYRGRLNGFTEALWGGGVLLAAGVSFFIVPDFGWRAAFFTGIAPALLIWAMRMGIPESPRWFMIKGDAVQAERQLVLLEQAIERETGNALPPAEPVARIRTVKGNKFFLLFRGGLAQRTIMLWILWFALMFGYWGLNTWLPTLLKQAGYSIYASIGYVFVMNLVWIPSGILGSYLADKVGRKIPTVVYLLLSGITSVVYGWALANKLPAEMMVVCGAVTILFLAGAYSIVFAYTPENYPTEVRGTGTGAANSLGRIGGILAPAVVGFLFPLVGLYLTLALVAMGFVAAGLAVAVLGTETKDKNLESVSGFETAEAPTGRQ, translated from the coding sequence ATGAGCACTGCTATAACCATAGAAAACTTAATCGGCAGAATGGAAAGGCTGCCATTTTCCCGGACGCACAAAAAGATTTTTACTTTAATTGCCGCCGGATATCTGTTCGACGCCTATGATATTCTGCTTCTAAGTTTCATTATGCCGGATCTGGCCAGGGATCTGGCTCTGACTCCCGTTCAAATCGGTTTTGTATTTAGCATTTCTTTTTTAGGCATGTTTGTCGGAGCGGTTCTGGGGGGTATGTTGGCCGATTATTTTGGCAGGCTGCGGGTATTTAAATATACCTTGCTGATTTTTTCCTTTGGCACGGCCGTTACCGGTCTGGTTCAGTCTTATGAAGCCCTGCTGGTTATGCGTTTTATTACCGGTCTGGGAATGGGCGGCGAGCAGCCGGTGGTGTTCACTTATGTCAGTGAAATGATGCCCAAGCAGTATCGCGGACGCCTTAACGGATTTACCGAAGCCCTCTGGGGCGGTGGCGTTCTGCTGGCTGCCGGCGTCAGCTTTTTCATTGTGCCGGATTTTGGCTGGCGGGCCGCTTTCTTTACGGGAATAGCGCCGGCTCTGTTGATCTGGGCTATGCGAATGGGTATACCGGAATCTCCCCGCTGGTTTATGATAAAAGGGGATGCGGTACAGGCAGAAAGACAACTGGTTCTGTTGGAACAAGCCATTGAGCGGGAAACCGGCAACGCTTTGCCGCCGGCTGAACCGGTCGCCAGGATTCGCACTGTAAAGGGCAACAAGTTTTTTCTTTTATTTCGCGGCGGTCTTGCCCAACGGACGATTATGCTTTGGATTTTGTGGTTTGCCCTGATGTTTGGTTACTGGGGCCTTAATACCTGGCTGCCGACTCTCCTGAAACAGGCGGGTTATTCTATTTATGCTTCCATTGGCTATGTGTTTGTCATGAATCTTGTCTGGATCCCCAGCGGTATACTGGGCTCGTATCTGGCCGATAAGGTGGGCCGCAAAATACCGACGGTGGTCTACCTGCTGCTGTCCGGCATTACCAGCGTTGTCTACGGCTGGGCTCTTGCCAATAAGCTGCCGGCGGAAATGATGGTAGTCTGCGGCGCCGTTACCATTTTGTTTTTAGCGGGAGCCTATTCCATCGTGTTTGCCTATACGCCGGAAAACTATCCGACGGAAGTGCGAGGCACGGGCACCGGAGCCGCTAATTCTCTGGGACGGATCGGCGGTATCCTGGCCCCGGCAGTAGTCGGATTCCTGTTCCCGCTGGTTGGACTTTATCTGACCCTGGCATTGGTGGCCATGGGCTTTGTTGCGGCCGGACTGGCTGTTGCCGTTCTGGGAACGGAAACCAAAGATAAGAATCTGGAATCGGTTTCCGGCTTCGAAACGGCGGAGGCACCGACCGGGCGTCAGTGA
- a CDS encoding LysR family transcriptional regulator, translating into MDEQDWLIIKLLYKNKSITKTAKDLFMAQPTLTAHMRKIEEDMGVTILHRSNRGVKFTPEGEYLAECAEKMLLNSRQIRETVANLDNELKGTLRIGASIYVTRYVLPRLLRVFKDKYPDIEFYVMTTASKDIFGLMRSQDCQIGFVRSDQRWRDGKVLLFEEPMCIASKNRVELKDLPKLPRINYRSDPLNTVLLNRWWSEKFSEPPFVKMVVDQVDICRDMVLNDLGYAILPSLMLNDVKDIHKLYITDKTGQRILRKTWLLYQEQLLEHNLVRSFVHFVKKLEIDSIL; encoded by the coding sequence ATGGACGAACAAGACTGGCTTATTATCAAGCTGTTATATAAGAACAAAAGCATTACGAAAACAGCGAAGGATCTGTTTATGGCGCAGCCCACGCTTACAGCCCATATGCGCAAAATCGAAGAAGATATGGGAGTGACAATCCTGCATCGCAGTAACCGGGGCGTCAAATTTACTCCCGAGGGAGAATATTTGGCCGAATGTGCGGAGAAAATGCTGCTGAATAGCCGGCAAATCAGGGAGACTGTAGCTAATTTGGACAATGAGCTAAAAGGCACCTTACGTATCGGCGCGTCCATCTATGTCACAAGATATGTTTTACCGCGCTTACTGCGCGTATTTAAAGATAAATATCCCGATATTGAATTCTATGTCATGACTACGGCAAGCAAGGACATCTTTGGCCTTATGCGCAGTCAGGACTGCCAAATAGGTTTTGTTCGAAGCGACCAGCGGTGGCGGGATGGGAAGGTTCTTTTATTTGAAGAACCGATGTGTATTGCTTCTAAAAATCGAGTGGAACTGAAAGATTTGCCCAAACTGCCGCGAATCAATTATCGCAGTGATCCTTTAAATACCGTTCTGTTGAATAGGTGGTGGTCTGAAAAATTTTCCGAGCCTCCTTTTGTCAAAATGGTTGTTGATCAGGTCGATATCTGCCGGGACATGGTTCTTAATGATCTGGGGTATGCGATATTGCCCAGTCTTATGTTGAACGATGTAAAGGATATCCATAAATTATACATTACAGACAAAACCGGACAACGGATTCTGCGCAAAACTTGGCTGCTGTATCAAGAGCAGTTGCTTGAACATAACCTGGTGCGTTCTTTTGTTCATTTTGTGAAAAAGCTAGAGATTGACAGCATACTTTAG
- a CDS encoding sugar phosphate isomerase/epimerase family protein — protein sequence MKLAYTVATPDTRKKALAYSGDFSEICAKLKDIGYTGLELFVRDPCELDKNAVVKAIESHNLEIPVIGTGPAVSEDKLTFTAADEQMRAAAIRRAKEMIDFASLFNAQVNIGKLRGDIRPDSAEQSRKQMKHAFQEVCSYAQTKKINVTIEPQNRFVINNLNTTQQALDWLHELQISNLFLMLDTFHMNIEDQSMAASILKAKDHNIHFHFAENNRGIPGTGHINFPELIRILRAIHYDGYISLEIDQLPDSYTAAQGAFAYLNTLRKED from the coding sequence ATGAAGTTAGCGTATACAGTAGCCACACCGGATACCCGCAAAAAAGCGCTGGCTTACAGTGGTGACTTTAGTGAAATCTGTGCCAAGCTAAAAGATATTGGCTATACCGGTCTGGAACTCTTTGTGCGTGATCCCTGCGAGCTGGATAAAAATGCGGTAGTAAAAGCGATAGAAAGTCATAACCTGGAAATACCGGTAATCGGTACAGGCCCGGCAGTCTCCGAGGATAAACTGACCTTTACCGCGGCTGATGAACAGATGAGAGCGGCCGCTATCCGGCGGGCCAAGGAGATGATCGACTTCGCTTCCCTGTTTAACGCCCAAGTGAACATCGGCAAGTTAAGAGGCGACATCCGTCCGGATAGCGCGGAGCAATCAAGAAAACAGATGAAGCATGCCTTTCAGGAGGTCTGCAGCTACGCACAAACCAAAAAGATTAACGTTACCATTGAGCCGCAAAACCGTTTTGTGATCAATAATTTGAACACAACCCAGCAAGCGCTGGATTGGCTGCACGAGTTGCAGATAAGCAATCTTTTTCTGATGCTGGATACCTTTCACATGAATATCGAGGATCAATCCATGGCCGCCAGCATATTGAAAGCCAAAGATCATAATATCCACTTTCATTTTGCAGAAAACAACCGCGGCATTCCCGGTACCGGACATATTAATTTCCCCGAACTCATCCGTATCCTCAGGGCAATCCATTATGACGGGTACATCTCCCTGGAAATTGACCAGCTGCCTGACAGTTACACCGCGGCGCAGGGGGCATTCGCCTATCTCAATACACTCCGGAAGGAGGATTAA
- a CDS encoding isocitrate/isopropylmalate dehydrogenase family protein — MYKIGVIEGNGIGPEQMQATKYVLEATGLPFQWVDIPVAQSAMEKYGHPLPQESVKKLRELKVNIKGPLMVDRMLGRITCVHDDGSSEIYPSINNAIRRELNLFVSPRPIKGFPGISGKHADMDVVIMREITEDIYIGWEHQIGDMAAEAIKVTTREAVTRVTKFSFDYARKYNRKKVTCVHKANALSISDGFFLKCFMEVAANYLDIEADDYFVDAVAFNLAKFPKKYDVLVASNQYGDILSDLAGGLAGSLGLAPGANIGENVAIFEATHGAAPDIAGKGLANPISLILSGAAMLRHIGCCEEADNVENATRKVLSDGKVLTPDLNGTAKTMELAEAIAKAVHQ; from the coding sequence ATGTATAAAATCGGCGTAATAGAAGGAAACGGTATTGGCCCGGAGCAAATGCAGGCCACGAAATATGTGCTGGAGGCAACCGGGCTGCCATTCCAGTGGGTGGATATCCCGGTCGCCCAAAGTGCGATGGAAAAGTATGGTCATCCACTGCCGCAGGAGTCGGTAAAAAAGCTCAGGGAGCTTAAGGTAAATATCAAGGGTCCGCTCATGGTTGACAGGATGCTTGGCAGGATCACCTGCGTACACGACGACGGTTCCTCAGAGATATATCCTTCCATTAATAACGCCATCAGGCGGGAACTGAATTTATTTGTTTCTCCCCGGCCGATTAAGGGATTCCCGGGAATTTCCGGCAAACATGCCGACATGGACGTAGTCATCATGCGGGAAATTACCGAAGATATATATATAGGCTGGGAACACCAAATTGGCGATATGGCGGCAGAGGCCATCAAGGTGACAACCCGGGAAGCGGTTACGAGGGTTACAAAATTTTCTTTTGACTATGCCCGCAAATATAACCGCAAGAAAGTAACTTGTGTTCATAAAGCAAACGCGCTCAGCATTTCGGACGGCTTTTTTCTGAAATGCTTTATGGAAGTCGCGGCCAATTATCTGGATATTGAAGCGGATGATTATTTTGTCGATGCAGTTGCCTTTAATCTGGCTAAGTTCCCGAAAAAATATGATGTATTGGTAGCGTCCAACCAGTATGGCGATATTTTGTCCGATTTAGCCGGCGGTTTGGCAGGCAGCCTTGGACTGGCGCCCGGAGCCAATATCGGGGAAAATGTCGCGATATTTGAAGCAACCCACGGTGCGGCGCCAGACATTGCCGGCAAGGGGCTTGCCAATCCGATATCGCTTATTCTCTCGGGAGCGGCCATGTTGCGGCATATAGGCTGCTGCGAAGAAGCCGACAACGTAGAAAACGCAACGCGAAAGGTTCTGAGCGACGGCAAGGTGCTGACCCCCGATCTGAACGGCACCGCCAAAACAATGGAACTGGCAGAAGCCATTGCTAAGGCAGTGCATCAGTAA
- a CDS encoding four-carbon acid sugar kinase family protein, with protein sequence MIGVVADDTTGANDIGIMFSNNQYSVKVVTFQEDMKLSSDVNVLIIDTDSRLDKPEVSYDKVFRATQYLKKLRCSLYYKKTCSVFRGNIGREFDAMMDALGENFAVISLAFPKNGRKTVNGIHTVYGNLLEKSEFAKDPVHPTAESNLETILQRQTKRKVSLIKLDVVRQGTKKLYEEIETARKKSNYCIIDSENQADLTVVAEAAHKYPMLCGSSAIAEELPKFLDEKKLPGILERVRITDDKGVLVIAGSLTPQTKAQTAYLISGGMPVAVLDSRKVFVKESYVQEIARITREAGAILEQGQDVLIMANNQEKVVAETKKIGEELKMDPLSVSKLVSAALAEIAGQLVTKTGLKRLVVAGGDTSGTVCRRLGIKGNYVLREIETGLPSGLAMGRELLIVLKSGSFGKEHFLLQAVEHLKELSNLNKGAEY encoded by the coding sequence ATGATTGGTGTTGTTGCCGACGATACAACCGGAGCGAATGACATTGGCATCATGTTCAGCAACAATCAATATTCGGTAAAAGTTGTTACATTTCAGGAAGATATGAAACTTTCCAGCGATGTTAATGTTTTGATTATTGACACCGACAGCCGTCTGGATAAGCCGGAAGTAAGCTATGACAAAGTGTTTAGGGCAACACAGTATTTAAAAAAGCTGAGATGCTCCCTATATTATAAAAAAACCTGTTCTGTATTTCGCGGCAATATCGGCCGGGAATTTGATGCAATGATGGATGCATTAGGAGAGAATTTTGCGGTTATCAGCTTAGCTTTTCCCAAAAACGGACGGAAAACGGTAAACGGGATTCATACTGTTTATGGAAATTTATTAGAAAAGTCGGAATTCGCCAAAGACCCTGTGCATCCGACGGCAGAATCAAATTTGGAAACTATTTTACAAAGACAAACAAAGCGCAAAGTATCGTTAATTAAGCTTGATGTGGTAAGGCAAGGGACTAAAAAACTATATGAAGAAATTGAGACAGCGCGGAAAAAATCAAATTATTGTATTATAGACTCGGAAAATCAGGCTGACTTAACGGTTGTGGCTGAGGCGGCGCATAAATACCCGATGCTGTGCGGCAGTTCCGCCATTGCTGAAGAACTGCCGAAATTTCTGGATGAGAAAAAATTGCCCGGCATCTTGGAACGCGTAAGGATTACGGATGACAAAGGCGTACTTGTCATAGCCGGCAGTCTGACTCCCCAGACCAAAGCACAAACCGCATACCTGATTTCCGGCGGAATGCCTGTGGCAGTGCTGGATTCCCGCAAGGTCTTTGTGAAGGAATCTTATGTTCAGGAGATTGCGAGAATCACTAGGGAGGCCGGCGCAATCCTGGAACAGGGACAAGATGTGCTGATTATGGCAAATAATCAGGAAAAAGTTGTTGCTGAAACAAAAAAAATAGGGGAAGAATTAAAAATGGACCCCCTTAGCGTAAGTAAATTAGTTTCTGCTGCTTTGGCGGAAATCGCCGGGCAATTGGTAACTAAGACGGGACTGAAACGTTTAGTAGTGGCGGGAGGCGATACCTCAGGCACTGTTTGCCGCAGACTCGGTATAAAAGGAAATTATGTGCTGAGGGAGATTGAGACCGGGCTGCCATCCGGACTCGCAATGGGACGGGAACTGTTGATTGTCTTAAAATCCGGGAGCTTCGGCAAGGAGCATTTTTTACTCCAAGCAGTAGAGCATTTAAAAGAACTTTCCAATTTAAATAAAGGGGCGGAGTATTGA
- a CDS encoding aspartate/glutamate racemase family protein: MIKIGLIHTTANSMQPINEAFRELAPEVKVLNFLDEGLMEEINHHTGITPTMVRRLLALLDNAEKAKVDGILLTCSVFSPYVEDIRKFMAAPVLSADMAMLEKAVQMGTKIGVIATVETAGPTSEGLLKAIAKRQQKNITVHTHVLTEAFTALKNGDANLHNKMIQQKALDLAAESDIVLLAQMSMTRAVKDFGPLRVPLLTSPEISVKAILAEIKQ, translated from the coding sequence ATGATTAAAATTGGATTGATTCATACTACGGCTAATTCCATGCAGCCGATCAATGAGGCATTTCGTGAACTGGCGCCTGAAGTTAAAGTGCTGAATTTCTTAGATGAAGGACTTATGGAGGAAATCAATCATCATACCGGCATAACTCCAACAATGGTTCGTAGATTGCTGGCGCTTTTAGATAATGCGGAAAAAGCGAAAGTTGACGGCATCTTGTTGACCTGTTCCGTCTTTTCTCCCTATGTGGAGGATATTAGGAAATTCATGGCGGCGCCGGTGTTAAGCGCTGATATGGCTATGCTGGAAAAGGCTGTGCAGATGGGGACGAAGATTGGAGTAATCGCAACCGTTGAAACCGCCGGACCCACTTCGGAAGGATTGTTAAAAGCAATTGCCAAGAGACAGCAGAAAAACATCACGGTACATACCCATGTGCTTACAGAAGCGTTTACGGCTTTGAAGAATGGCGATGCAAACCTGCATAATAAAATGATTCAGCAAAAGGCTTTGGATTTGGCGGCAGAATCGGATATTGTCCTATTGGCTCAAATGTCAATGACCAGAGCCGTCAAAGATTTTGGACCACTTCGAGTGCCGCTGTTAACAAGTCCGGAAATAAGCGTCAAGGCCATACTGGCAGAAATAAAGCAATAG
- a CDS encoding class II aldolase/adducin family protein, protein MNEKEQLIRTGRHLLAAQLAWGTSGNMSARIDTDTMIITASGTQMGNLNSDDFVECEIFTGKVTGTKKASKETPMHIGIYREREDINAVLHSSPFYATLFSCSDTPIDSRLFVETMYYLENIAYVDYFHPGAQELADAIMKSAKAANVIIMRHHGVVILDKNISEAIVRLETLEMACRMILQAKASGVRLNSISDAVVKSFLEDSGYRPRQIPPAKQVKA, encoded by the coding sequence GTGAACGAAAAGGAACAGCTGATCCGTACGGGCCGGCATTTGCTGGCTGCCCAATTGGCCTGGGGCACTTCGGGTAATATGAGTGCCCGGATTGACACGGATACCATGATTATAACCGCTTCAGGCACACAAATGGGCAATTTGAACAGCGATGACTTTGTCGAGTGTGAGATTTTTACCGGAAAAGTAACAGGGACAAAAAAAGCCTCTAAAGAAACGCCGATGCATATCGGTATTTACCGTGAACGCGAAGATATAAATGCTGTGCTGCATTCCTCCCCGTTTTATGCCACCTTGTTTTCCTGCAGCGATACGCCGATTGATTCACGGTTGTTTGTAGAAACAATGTACTATTTGGAGAACATTGCCTATGTAGACTACTTTCATCCCGGCGCGCAGGAACTGGCGGATGCGATTATGAAAAGCGCAAAGGCAGCGAATGTTATTATTATGCGCCATCATGGCGTGGTGATTTTGGATAAGAACATCTCAGAAGCCATAGTTCGCCTGGAAACATTGGAAATGGCCTGCAGAATGATTCTCCAAGCGAAAGCATCCGGGGTGCGTCTGAATAGCATTTCCGATGCAGTCGTTAAAAGTTTTCTGGAAGATTCCGGATATCGGCCGCGGCAGATACCTCCGGCGAAGCAGGTGAAAGCATGA
- a CDS encoding Ldh family oxidoreductase, giving the protein MENTVFISSDELRCFVTAIYEKLNVPKEDAGLIADSLVQADLWGHQSHGVLRLSWYVERLRHGVMQPVTRTKYMMDAGAIAVIDGQEGIGQVITAAAMRDAVKRAKEHGIAAVAVRNSNHFGTCMYYTLMAAREGCIGFLTTNGGPAIAPWGGMKKTIGTNPWSIAAPAGKHEPMVLDIANTAVARGKIYLARNRHQPIPLGWALNAEGEPTIDPQEAINGIILPMAGHKGYAIGVMMDVLAGVMSGSAWGHKVNGPYHYDKKSGAGHFIITMNIDAFRPLAEFNSTMEEMIRSLKSAPLAKDCSEVFFPGEIEARNDVKNRETGLQLAADTITDLKKLAREFELQSLLPQGVLV; this is encoded by the coding sequence ATGGAGAATACTGTTTTCATTTCTTCGGACGAGTTAAGATGTTTTGTTACTGCTATTTACGAAAAGTTAAATGTGCCGAAAGAGGATGCCGGTCTTATTGCTGATAGTTTGGTACAGGCCGACCTGTGGGGACACCAGTCCCATGGAGTATTGCGCTTATCTTGGTATGTTGAACGCTTACGTCACGGAGTGATGCAGCCGGTTACCAGGACAAAATATATGATGGATGCAGGCGCCATTGCGGTAATAGACGGCCAGGAAGGCATAGGACAGGTCATTACGGCTGCAGCGATGCGTGATGCGGTTAAACGGGCCAAAGAACATGGTATTGCTGCAGTTGCTGTACGCAACTCGAATCATTTCGGTACTTGTATGTATTATACTTTGATGGCGGCGCGTGAAGGGTGTATAGGTTTTTTAACCACTAACGGCGGTCCGGCGATCGCTCCATGGGGTGGTATGAAGAAGACCATTGGCACAAACCCGTGGTCGATTGCCGCCCCGGCAGGAAAACATGAGCCGATGGTGCTGGATATTGCCAATACTGCCGTGGCCCGCGGGAAAATTTATCTGGCGCGTAACAGGCATCAACCCATTCCGTTAGGATGGGCTCTCAATGCGGAAGGGGAACCTACCATAGATCCGCAGGAAGCTATTAACGGCATTATTCTGCCTATGGCCGGGCATAAGGGATATGCAATCGGTGTTATGATGGATGTGCTTGCCGGTGTTATGTCGGGAAGCGCGTGGGGCCATAAGGTAAATGGACCCTACCATTATGATAAGAAAAGTGGCGCCGGGCATTTTATTATTACCATGAATATTGATGCATTCAGACCGCTGGCTGAATTTAATTCTACGATGGAGGAAATGATCCGGTCGCTAAAATCGGCGCCTCTTGCAAAAGACTGCAGCGAGGTCTTCTTTCCTGGCGAAATAGAAGCACGCAATGACGTGAAAAACCGTGAAACCGGCTTGCAGCTAGCCGCCGATACTATCACAGATTTGAAAAAGCTGGCCCGTGAATTCGAACTTCAGTCTCTATTGCCGCAGGGGGTATTGGTTTAG